One Erysipelothrix amsterdamensis DNA window includes the following coding sequences:
- the potA gene encoding spermidine/putrescine ABC transporter ATP-binding protein encodes MEALIQFTNIVKSFEDQLVLKGINLDIFENEFVTLLGPSGCGKTTLLRILGGFLEQSSGEVYFEGIEISKLAPYKREINTVFQRYALFPHMDVYDNIAFGLRIKKTNEDIIKQKVEKMLNLVGLNGFEHRPVTLLSGGQQQRVAIARALVNEPMVLLLDEPLGALDLKMRKEMQRELKEIQENVGITFVYVTHDQEEALTMSDKIVVMNEGEIQQIGKPMDIYNEPENRFVATFIGDSNIIEGTMIEDRLVEFDGVQFECVDAGFSNNEVVDIVIRPEDIDIVDVELGKLTGVVESILFKGVHYEIVVKTEHRDFIIHTTDNSEEGKEVGIHFFPEDIHVMYTMESY; translated from the coding sequence ATGGAAGCATTAATTCAATTTACAAATATTGTGAAGAGCTTTGAAGATCAACTTGTCTTAAAAGGCATCAACTTGGATATCTTTGAGAATGAGTTTGTGACACTACTTGGCCCTTCAGGCTGTGGAAAAACAACACTTTTAAGAATCTTAGGTGGATTTTTAGAGCAGAGTTCTGGTGAAGTATATTTCGAAGGTATTGAGATTTCGAAATTAGCCCCTTATAAACGTGAGATTAATACAGTTTTTCAACGGTATGCACTTTTTCCACATATGGATGTTTATGACAACATTGCATTTGGTCTTCGTATCAAGAAAACCAATGAAGATATTATCAAACAAAAAGTTGAGAAGATGTTGAATCTTGTTGGCTTAAACGGTTTTGAACACCGTCCTGTCACACTCTTATCTGGTGGTCAACAACAACGTGTTGCGATTGCTCGAGCACTTGTAAATGAACCGATGGTCCTTCTGCTTGATGAACCCTTAGGTGCATTGGATTTAAAAATGCGTAAAGAAATGCAACGTGAACTTAAGGAAATCCAAGAAAATGTGGGGATTACCTTTGTCTATGTTACCCATGATCAAGAAGAAGCGTTAACCATGTCAGATAAAATTGTCGTGATGAATGAAGGGGAAATCCAACAAATCGGAAAACCAATGGATATCTATAATGAACCTGAAAATCGTTTTGTTGCGACCTTCATCGGGGATTCTAATATTATTGAAGGAACGATGATTGAAGATCGCCTTGTGGAATTTGATGGCGTTCAATTTGAATGCGTTGATGCAGGGTTCTCAAATAATGAAGTTGTAGATATTGTAATCCGACCTGAAGACATTGATATTGTTGATGTGGAACTTGGTAAACTAACCGGTGTTGTAGAGTCAATTCTATTTAAGGGTGTTCATTACGAGATTGTCGTTAAAACGGAACATCGTGACTTTATCATTCATACAACGGATAATTCAGAAGAAGGAAAAGAAGTCGGCATCCATTTCTTCCCTGAAGACATCCATGTTATGTACACAATGGAGTCGTATTAA
- a CDS encoding helix-turn-helix domain-containing protein has product MGRKNKYPAEIKEQAINEYLNGIKGAPEIAEELSIDSSTLRSWVKKYQTYGIEVFSDKDRNKSYSKELKESAIRDYLEGAGSLKDISIKYGISSHEVLRGWIKKYNRLETIKDYDPKGEVYMTKGRKTTIEERQEIVAYCIEHDYDYKGTAERYELSYAQVYQWVKKYNELGDDGLLDKRGKRKQEDQLSNEERLERKVKLLERQLELKERENILLKKVKEIERGRYSPKQNKK; this is encoded by the coding sequence ATGGGGAGAAAGAATAAATATCCAGCCGAAATAAAAGAACAAGCAATTAATGAATATTTGAATGGCATAAAAGGTGCACCAGAAATAGCTGAAGAATTATCTATTGATTCTAGTACATTACGTAGTTGGGTGAAAAAGTATCAAACTTATGGTATTGAAGTTTTTTCAGATAAAGATCGAAACAAAAGTTATTCGAAAGAGCTCAAGGAATCCGCAATTAGGGATTATCTTGAAGGCGCAGGTTCTCTTAAAGATATTAGTATTAAATATGGTATAAGTTCCCATGAGGTTTTGCGCGGATGGATAAAAAAGTATAATAGACTTGAAACTATAAAGGATTACGATCCTAAAGGAGAAGTCTATATGACAAAAGGTAGAAAAACAACAATTGAGGAGCGTCAGGAAATTGTCGCATATTGTATTGAACATGACTACGATTATAAGGGGACTGCTGAGCGCTATGAACTTTCTTATGCTCAGGTTTATCAGTGGGTGAAAAAGTATAACGAATTGGGAGATGATGGTCTTCTTGATAAACGTGGCAAGCGAAAACAAGAAGATCAACTTAGTAATGAAGAACGTTTAGAACGTAAAGTAAAACTACTTGAAAGACAACTCGAACTGAAAGAACGCGAGAACATTCTATTAAAAAAAGTGAAGGAAATCGAAAGGGGGCGATATTCTCCAAAGCAAAACAAGAAGTAA
- a CDS encoding ABC transporter permease yields the protein MKKYRPLVIPYVVWMSVFIVVPMLLIVFYAFTTVGNQMIPFQFSLINFKKFFDPVFLKVLLDSFRIAAITTAICLLVGYPLAYFISRRSERMQTLLILLVTIPMWINMLVRTYAWISILSDKGLINSFLALFGIAPLKMMNTDFAVILGMVYNFLPFMIMQIYNVLAKMDESLIEASYDLGANRFETFRKIVFPLSLSGVISGITLVFLPSLSTFVIPQFLGGGSYVLIGNLIENQFINIGDYNFGSAISLIMAVLIMLSMHFANKFDREYDESKPKGGKL from the coding sequence ATGAAGAAATATAGACCACTGGTTATTCCCTATGTAGTTTGGATGTCCGTATTTATTGTCGTACCAATGCTCTTAATAGTATTTTACGCATTTACGACCGTAGGGAACCAAATGATTCCATTCCAGTTTAGTCTGATTAACTTTAAAAAATTCTTTGATCCTGTATTCCTAAAAGTACTCCTTGATTCATTTCGCATTGCCGCGATAACAACAGCAATCTGTCTTTTAGTAGGATATCCTCTAGCTTATTTTATTTCGCGACGTTCCGAACGTATGCAAACACTACTCATTCTATTGGTCACCATTCCAATGTGGATTAACATGCTCGTTCGTACCTATGCTTGGATTAGTATTCTCTCAGACAAAGGACTGATTAATAGTTTCCTTGCCTTGTTTGGTATTGCACCACTTAAAATGATGAATACAGATTTTGCGGTGATCTTAGGGATGGTTTATAATTTCCTTCCTTTTATGATTATGCAAATCTATAATGTGTTAGCGAAAATGGATGAGTCACTGATTGAGGCGAGTTATGACCTCGGGGCAAATCGATTTGAAACATTCCGTAAGATTGTCTTCCCTTTATCATTATCAGGGGTAATCTCCGGAATTACGCTGGTCTTCTTACCATCACTTTCGACCTTTGTTATTCCGCAATTCTTAGGGGGCGGAAGCTATGTCTTAATTGGTAACTTAATTGAAAATCAGTTTATCAATATTGGTGACTATAATTTCGGTAGTGCCATCTCATTAATCATGGCTGTCCTTATTATGCTCTCAATGCATTTTGCGAATAAATTCGATCGTGAATACGATGAATCAAAACCAAAAGGAGGAAAACTCTAA
- a CDS encoding sensor histidine kinase, with product MKILRDKKIAHLFAQSIILGVSVGFLCAYFMDSYFGILAGILCSLILVYRYLLHRSREIEELTEYLKRLNDNSHEYELNTYEEGELSILHSELNKITVLLKTMNRNLNANNSFLKKSLTDISHQLKTPITALLLTNDILRDESPDNDFLLQNQEQLERLESLITSLLLLVRLESNTIEMDKKRVNTDNFVRSLKLNISSKSNKLDIETRVDANTIYVDEKWFLEAIINILDNKTRYAQNSMFMTIEENVFETQIMISDDGEAIAKELRDKVFERFFKTNSVNSKSVGVGLAISKEIIEKQGGSVRIVEKNTFEIRMPTK from the coding sequence ATGAAAATACTCAGAGATAAGAAAATTGCTCATCTTTTTGCACAAAGTATCATCTTAGGGGTATCTGTTGGTTTTTTATGTGCATATTTCATGGATTCATATTTTGGTATCTTAGCCGGGATCCTATGTAGCTTGATTTTGGTGTATCGCTATCTCTTACATCGAAGTAGAGAGATAGAAGAACTAACTGAGTATTTAAAACGTCTCAATGATAACAGCCACGAATATGAACTCAACACATATGAAGAAGGAGAACTATCAATTCTGCATTCAGAACTCAATAAAATAACCGTTCTTCTCAAGACAATGAATCGAAACTTAAATGCCAACAATAGCTTTTTAAAGAAGTCCTTAACTGATATCTCTCATCAGCTTAAGACACCAATTACCGCCTTACTTCTTACCAATGACATTTTACGAGATGAATCACCAGACAATGATTTCTTACTTCAAAATCAAGAACAATTGGAGCGACTTGAATCATTGATAACCTCACTTTTACTTCTAGTTCGCTTGGAATCAAATACGATTGAAATGGATAAGAAACGCGTTAATACCGATAATTTTGTGAGGAGTTTGAAACTAAATATATCATCGAAAAGTAATAAGCTCGACATTGAGACTAGAGTAGATGCAAACACAATATATGTAGATGAAAAGTGGTTTTTAGAAGCAATCATTAATATACTTGATAATAAAACACGATACGCCCAAAATTCAATGTTCATGACTATTGAAGAAAATGTATTTGAAACACAGATAATGATCTCTGATGATGGTGAAGCAATCGCGAAGGAACTAAGAGATAAAGTTTTTGAGAGGTTTTTTAAAACAAATAGTGTTAATTCCAAGAGTGTTGGAGTTGGACTTGCAATATCTAAGGAAATAATCGAAAAACAAGGCGGTTCGGTTCGAATTGTTGAGAAAAATACGTTTGAAATTAGGATGCCTACTAAGTGA
- a CDS encoding IS3 family transposase, which produces MFSKAKQEVKYLAVQELHHKHGWSIQWMCKVLKIARSSYYKWTHRVETSNEIENHELCNLILDYDELFGHILGYRRMTDWINELNSVQYNSKRIHRLMKMLGVKSVIRQKSKKYSRSTPEITAENILNRNFFAAKPNEKWLTDVTEFKIKGSSKKLYLSAIIDLYDLSVVAYQISDRNNNQLVFDTYHKAIARYPEAKPLFHSDRGFQYTSRAFRKQLEDQGVMQSMSRVGHCIDNGPMEGFWGTIKSEMYYPNEFSTRSELKKAIEVYIDFYNNKRLQKRFKNKTPMMVRTEALGTETPVVYAIPTNKKIEAYWSNIREKQMQSLVA; this is translated from the coding sequence ATATTCTCCAAAGCAAAACAAGAAGTAAAGTATCTCGCAGTGCAGGAACTACATCATAAACATGGCTGGAGTATTCAGTGGATGTGTAAGGTACTTAAAATCGCAAGAAGTAGTTATTATAAATGGACGCATCGTGTTGAAACAAGCAATGAAATTGAAAATCATGAGCTTTGCAATCTCATTCTTGATTATGATGAACTATTTGGACATATCTTAGGCTATCGACGCATGACGGATTGGATCAATGAGTTGAATAGCGTTCAATATAACTCGAAGAGGATTCATAGACTCATGAAGATGCTAGGGGTGAAATCAGTGATTCGTCAAAAGTCTAAAAAATATTCACGAAGCACTCCTGAAATCACAGCTGAAAATATTTTAAATCGAAATTTCTTTGCCGCAAAACCGAATGAAAAATGGCTGACAGACGTCACAGAATTTAAGATTAAAGGTTCAAGTAAGAAACTATATCTCAGTGCGATTATTGATCTTTATGATTTAAGTGTTGTGGCGTATCAAATAAGTGATCGGAACAATAATCAACTTGTGTTTGATACTTATCATAAAGCTATCGCGAGATATCCAGAGGCAAAACCTTTATTTCACAGTGACCGCGGATTCCAATACACAAGTAGGGCATTTAGGAAACAGCTAGAAGATCAAGGAGTGATGCAAAGTATGTCTAGAGTGGGACATTGTATTGATAATGGTCCTATGGAAGGATTTTGGGGAACAATCAAATCAGAAATGTACTACCCTAATGAATTCAGTACAAGAAGCGAATTGAAGAAAGCAATTGAAGTGTATATTGATTTTTATAACAACAAGAGACTTCAGAAACGCTTCAAAAACAAAACACCAATGATGGTTCGAACTGAAGCGCTAGGAACAGAGACACCTGTAGTCTACGCGATTCCAACTAACAAGAAGATTGAAGCTTACTGGTCAAACATTAGAGAAAAACAAATGCAGTCACTTGTAGCATAA
- a CDS encoding response regulator transcription factor — protein MKLLLVEDDRAISRSLKYILEKEGYLVDAVFSVQEAERFLGLNHYNIHILDVRLPDGTGFDICTFIRQQSEAPILFLSVENEEDSIVEGLTRGGDDYIIKPFKSKELIVRLQKLLKKHEKHVFIDGDMSIDMQSGIVKFGHEMVNLSTIEYRLLLFFISHINEIVKREDLYELIWDSMEYVNDNALSASIKRLREKFNGELDIVTVRGQGYRYKHENTQR, from the coding sequence ATGAAACTATTACTTGTAGAAGATGATCGAGCAATATCTCGAAGTCTAAAATATATCTTAGAAAAAGAAGGGTATCTTGTTGATGCTGTATTTTCTGTGCAAGAAGCTGAACGCTTTCTTGGATTGAATCACTACAACATTCATATTCTTGACGTCCGACTACCAGATGGCACCGGATTTGATATTTGTACGTTTATTCGGCAACAGAGTGAAGCCCCAATTCTATTTTTAAGTGTTGAAAATGAAGAAGATAGTATAGTTGAAGGTCTGACTCGTGGTGGTGATGATTATATTATTAAACCATTTAAATCAAAGGAGCTTATAGTTCGACTACAAAAACTTTTAAAGAAACATGAAAAGCATGTATTCATAGACGGTGACATGAGTATCGATATGCAGTCAGGAATCGTAAAGTTTGGTCATGAGATGGTTAATCTTTCAACTATAGAATATAGATTACTCTTATTCTTTATAAGCCATATAAATGAAATCGTTAAACGAGAAGATCTCTATGAATTGATTTGGGACTCTATGGAATATGTGAATGATAATGCGCTCTCAGCGTCCATTAAACGCTTAAGGGAGAAGTTTAATGGAGAATTAGATATTGTTACTGTTCGTGGACAAGGATACCGATACAAGCATGAAAATACTCAGAGATAA
- a CDS encoding diacylglycerol/lipid kinase family protein: MKHVFIINPTSGVGRYRDVEAWIENNFKDKEDNYELRYTEYPDHAQKIAEEYHGNDVVIYSVGGDGTAHEILNGLDLDVQLAIIPVGTGNDFWRMINYNHPLEKILEDTINGSVRHIDIGEANGHRFLNCMNMGVDSEVNRDVNAVRKTWFPRKLIYIYYAIYELIRKKPIQCTVEADGKTSNHNALLISVMNGRWYGNGFQSAPNAIIDDGALDVCIVEDVPAKRLPKLLPMYYKGEHLDLDVVTTFKAKEIKIQCNQTVALGCDGEVFEYSTIHARVLDGKLKLRVPNAL; this comes from the coding sequence ATGAAACACGTATTTATCATTAATCCAACTTCAGGCGTAGGACGTTATCGTGACGTCGAAGCATGGATCGAAAACAACTTTAAAGACAAAGAAGACAATTATGAATTGCGTTATACAGAATATCCAGATCATGCACAAAAAATTGCGGAAGAATATCATGGGAACGACGTTGTGATTTACTCAGTAGGTGGTGACGGAACGGCTCATGAAATTCTCAATGGTCTAGATCTCGATGTTCAATTAGCAATTATTCCTGTCGGTACAGGCAATGATTTTTGGCGGATGATTAACTATAACCATCCACTTGAAAAAATACTCGAAGATACGATTAACGGGTCTGTACGACATATTGACATTGGTGAAGCCAACGGTCATCGCTTTTTAAATTGTATGAATATGGGTGTCGATTCGGAAGTTAACCGTGATGTAAATGCAGTCCGTAAAACATGGTTTCCTCGTAAACTTATTTATATTTACTATGCAATTTACGAACTCATTCGTAAAAAACCAATCCAATGTACGGTTGAGGCAGATGGGAAGACAAGCAATCATAATGCACTCCTTATCTCTGTTATGAATGGACGTTGGTATGGAAATGGATTTCAAAGTGCACCGAATGCAATAATCGATGATGGCGCTTTGGATGTGTGCATCGTGGAAGATGTGCCCGCAAAACGTTTACCTAAATTACTTCCGATGTATTATAAGGGAGAGCATTTAGATCTTGATGTCGTTACAACATTTAAAGCCAAAGAAATTAAAATTCAGTGCAATCAAACTGTAGCTTTAGGATGTGATGGTGAGGTCTTTGAATATTCAACCATTCATGCTCGTGTACTCGATGGAAAACTGAAGCTACGCGTTCCAAATGCTCTGTGA
- the trxA gene encoding thioredoxin, with protein MKNITKTDFNEAVKDGVVLIDFYANWCGPCKMIAPILTELSTTMADEATILKVNVDEEGELAQRFDVMSIPTLILFKDGKPVGRKTGFLPKPELEKFIRSAQ; from the coding sequence ATGAAAAATATAACAAAAACAGATTTTAATGAAGCCGTTAAAGATGGCGTAGTACTTATTGATTTTTATGCAAACTGGTGTGGACCATGTAAGATGATCGCTCCAATCTTGACAGAACTTTCAACAACAATGGCAGATGAAGCAACAATCTTAAAAGTTAATGTAGATGAAGAAGGCGAATTAGCACAACGTTTCGACGTAATGTCAATCCCTACTTTAATTCTCTTTAAAGATGGAAAACCCGTTGGACGCAAGACAGGATTTTTACCAAAACCTGAACTTGAAAAATTTATTCGTTCAGCACAATAA
- a CDS encoding ABC transporter permease — protein MKEKNRWIGPLGIILMLIFIYGPILVMMVFSFNDSRSLTSWSGFSTKWYGKLSQSNDITAAVRTSLFIALITTVIATVVGTMTAIGLSKHKKIFKKSILTINNFPVLNPEIVTAISFMLLFASVNGLQKGFGTMLVAHITFCTPYVILTVLPKLKSLDPSLADAAMDLGATPTVALRKVILPQLTPAIISGALIAFTMSFDDFVISYFATGNGVSNISILVYQMSKRINPTVNALSTIIVVIITVVLIIINVLPILKRSKRKVAVS, from the coding sequence ATGAAAGAAAAAAATCGTTGGATCGGGCCATTAGGTATTATCCTGATGCTCATCTTCATCTATGGACCAATTCTTGTCATGATGGTATTTTCCTTCAATGATTCACGCTCATTGACATCATGGTCGGGATTTTCAACCAAATGGTATGGAAAACTCTCGCAGAGTAATGACATTACTGCTGCTGTTCGAACTTCACTTTTCATTGCTTTGATTACTACAGTTATCGCAACCGTAGTCGGAACGATGACTGCTATTGGCTTGAGTAAACATAAGAAAATTTTTAAGAAATCAATTTTGACCATTAATAACTTTCCTGTTCTTAATCCAGAGATTGTAACTGCAATTAGCTTCATGTTATTGTTTGCGTCAGTAAATGGACTCCAAAAGGGTTTTGGCACGATGCTTGTTGCCCATATTACCTTTTGTACTCCATATGTCATTCTTACAGTCTTACCGAAGCTTAAGTCTTTGGATCCAAGTTTGGCAGATGCTGCCATGGATTTAGGGGCTACGCCCACGGTAGCGCTTCGTAAGGTCATCTTACCGCAACTAACACCTGCAATTATTTCGGGAGCCCTTATCGCTTTTACAATGTCCTTTGATGACTTTGTAATTTCTTACTTTGCGACCGGAAATGGTGTAAGTAACATCTCAATACTTGTTTATCAAATGTCGAAACGCATTAATCCAACAGTCAATGCCCTCTCAACAATTATTGTTGTGATTATTACCGTTGTTTTAATCATTATAAATGTATTACCAATTCTGAAACGTAGTAAAAGAAAGGTGGCTGTTTCATGA
- a CDS encoding ABC transporter substrate-binding protein: MKKILVALLASLLVLTGCGAKEPKEELRVYNWGEYIDESLIPEFENKYNVRVIYEKFLSNEQMYNKLQDGSKFDVIVPSDYTAQRMREEDMLQKIDYSKITNYENIIPSLKGRHMDPDNEYSVPYFWGNVGILYNKNTVDRKDLETQGWNILMNEKYKGKLFFYDSERDAFMIALKAQGFSMNTTQEDELKKANDWLIEMKQTMDPVYGTDEIIDQMIGGAKDIAVMYSGDANAILLENPDMDFYSPAEGTNTWVDAMVIPVDAPNPDLAHKWIDFMISEDVSKRITEEIGYTSPIQSVIDDVTGPDGAFNGIDSYVTRTGYDKDEEFFYDKEMKVILSDYWQRIKATK, encoded by the coding sequence ATGAAAAAAATCTTAGTAGCATTACTTGCATCACTTCTTGTATTAACGGGATGTGGCGCAAAAGAACCCAAAGAAGAACTCCGCGTTTATAACTGGGGAGAGTATATTGATGAATCATTGATTCCTGAATTTGAAAACAAATATAACGTTCGCGTTATTTATGAAAAATTTCTTTCAAATGAACAAATGTACAACAAACTCCAAGACGGTTCAAAATTTGATGTGATTGTTCCTTCTGACTACACAGCACAACGTATGCGTGAGGAAGACATGCTTCAAAAAATAGATTACTCAAAGATTACAAACTATGAAAATATCATTCCAAGCCTTAAAGGGCGTCATATGGATCCTGATAACGAATACTCGGTTCCTTATTTCTGGGGAAATGTAGGGATTCTATATAATAAGAACACAGTAGACCGTAAAGATCTTGAAACTCAAGGTTGGAATATCTTAATGAATGAAAAGTATAAGGGAAAACTATTCTTTTATGATTCAGAACGTGATGCTTTTATGATTGCTTTAAAAGCACAAGGCTTTTCAATGAATACTACGCAAGAAGATGAACTCAAAAAAGCTAATGATTGGTTAATTGAAATGAAACAAACGATGGATCCTGTTTACGGTACCGATGAAATCATTGATCAAATGATTGGTGGTGCTAAGGACATTGCGGTTATGTATTCGGGGGATGCGAATGCTATTTTACTTGAAAACCCTGATATGGACTTTTATTCCCCGGCTGAGGGCACAAACACATGGGTGGATGCAATGGTCATTCCTGTTGACGCACCCAATCCAGATCTTGCCCACAAATGGATTGATTTTATGATTTCAGAAGATGTCTCAAAACGCATCACTGAAGAAATTGGATATACAAGTCCGATTCAATCTGTGATTGATGATGTGACTGGACCTGATGGTGCATTCAACGGAATCGATTCCTATGTCACACGCACAGGTTATGATAAGGACGAAGAATTTTTCTACGACAAAGAGATGAAAGTAATTCTTTCTGATTATTGGCAAAGAATTAAAGCAACAAAATAA
- a CDS encoding helix-turn-helix domain-containing protein has translation MEIGKRLKQLRTKNGLTLEELASRSELTKGFLSQLENDLTSPSIATLNDIVEALGTNLSVFFKEESAEQVVFTADDYFIDEREDSTIHWIVPNAQKNEMEPILLELEPGGESNEILPHEGEEFGYVLQGKVSLRYGDETITVSKGQTFYIKGNRNHALVNEHQQKARVIWVCTPPVF, from the coding sequence ATGGAAATTGGAAAACGACTCAAACAGTTGCGAACAAAAAATGGTCTGACCTTAGAAGAACTTGCAAGTCGCAGTGAATTAACCAAAGGGTTTTTATCGCAACTTGAAAATGATTTAACGTCACCGTCCATCGCAACACTCAATGATATTGTGGAAGCGCTGGGGACAAATCTATCAGTATTCTTTAAAGAAGAGTCTGCGGAACAAGTTGTCTTTACTGCGGATGATTATTTTATCGATGAACGTGAAGACTCTACCATCCATTGGATTGTGCCGAATGCGCAAAAGAATGAGATGGAGCCCATTCTTTTAGAACTTGAACCCGGTGGGGAATCTAATGAAATTTTACCGCATGAAGGGGAAGAATTTGGCTATGTACTCCAAGGTAAGGTATCATTAAGGTATGGTGATGAAACAATTACGGTTTCAAAAGGTCAAACCTTTTACATTAAAGGAAATCGTAACCATGCCTTGGTAAACGAGCATCAACAGAAAGCACGTGTTATCTGGGTGTGTACACCCCCAGTATTTTAA